The following nucleotide sequence is from uncultured Campylobacter sp..
CGCCCGCTTTGTATTTATTCGCAAGCTCGTCGAAAAAGCTAAGATCGAGATAAATTTTACGGTCCCTTGGGCAATAAAAAGGTCCCGTCTGCGCGCTCGCAAAACCGCAGCCGCTTGCGATCTGATTGCGAAAGAGCCGAAGCCCGGGCTCTTCATAGCGCGCGCCCGCACTTTTAAATATCTCGCCCCAAACGTCCTCGGTTTGAGCTAGCACCGCCGAGACGAAGGCGAGCTTTTCTTGCTCCTGCGGGCTGTCCGTCGGCTCTCTTTGCGTGCTAGCGCCTCCGTCTAAAAGCGCTAAAGGGTTGTAGCCCATAAAATACGCTACGACGCCGATTACGAGCACTATGCGCCCGATCTTTGAGCCGAGCAAAAACCTAATGATCGGGATCAGCATCCCAAGTGAGCCCGAGCTCGTGCGCATGCTGCTTGCGCGGTCATCCTCCACGTTTGAGCTTCGTCTGCCGTTTTGCCATTTCATGTTCTTCCTTTAAAATTTTTGAGCCATTATACTAAAATTTTAAAAAGAGCGCCGTCTTGCCTTTACAAAAACAGTGCGCGCGTAGCGAAATAAATCTGAAATTTTGCTTATTTTAAATTTCTTTTAAGCTGTTTAAAATTTTAAATTCTATATAATCGCCCTTTTTAAATTTAAAAGAAAGGAGAATTTGTGGCAAAAGACGACGTCATAGAGATCGACGGCAACGTCATAGAAGCGCTGCCGAACGCGACTTTTAAGGTCG
It contains:
- a CDS encoding neutral zinc metallopeptidase; this translates as MKWQNGRRSSNVEDDRASSMRTSSGSLGMLIPIIRFLLGSKIGRIVLVIGVVAYFMGYNPLALLDGGASTQREPTDSPQEQEKLAFVSAVLAQTEDVWGEIFKSAGARYEEPGLRLFRNQIASGCGFASAQTGPFYCPRDRKIYLDLSFFDELANKYKAGGDFAQAYVIAHEVGHHVQNLIGTLEQINALKRRARSEAEQNALQVKVELQADCYAGVWAHYLAKAGRVLEAGDIDEALNAASAIGDDTLQRKFSGRVVPDSFTHGTSAQRKEWFKKGLAGGNLKACSFEP